The Mus musculus strain C57BL/6J chromosome 2, GRCm38.p6 C57BL/6J genome has a window encoding:
- the Zfp217 gene encoding zinc finger protein 217 isoform X1 gives MPTQSLLVYMDGPEVLSSSLGSQMEVDDAVPIKGPVAVPFRAAQEKSMAVAEGHMPLDCMFCSQVFSQAEDLSQHVLLQHRPTLCEPAVLRVEAEYLSPLDKALEPTEPALEKSGEDPEELSCDVCGQTFPVAFDVESHMKKHKDSFTYGCSMCGRRFKEPWFLKNHMRTHNGKSGTRSKLQQGMESPVTINEVVQPHAPGSISTPYKICMVCGFLFPNKQSLIEHSKVHAKETVPSASNVAPDDHREEPTSPREELLQFLNLRPRSTAGSTVKPMTCIPQLDPFTTYQAWQLATKGKVAVAQEEVKESGQEGSTDNDDSCSEKEELGEIWVGGKAEGSGKSKTSKSSCPGLSQDKEKPRHANSEVPSGDSDPKLSSSKEKPTHCSECSKAFRTYHQLVLHSRVHRKDRRTDALSPTMAVDARQPGTCSPDLSTTLEDSGAGDREGGSEDGSEDGLPDGLHLDKNDDGGKAKPLPSSRECSYCGKFFRSNYYLNIHLRTHTGEKPYKCEFCEYAAAQKTSLRYHLERHHKDKQPVDAAAESKSEGRSQEPQDALLTAADSAQTKNLKRFLDGAKDVKGSPPAKQLKEMPSVFQSVLSPAHSNDTQDFHKHAADSAEKARKSPAPTYLDMQRKKAGEPQASSPVCRLEGVGSLAREAGHREKMDQDADYRHKPGADCQDRPLNLSLGPLHACPAISLSKCLIPSIACPFCTFKTFYPEVLMMHQRLEHRYNPDPHKNGSSKSVLRNRRTGCPPALLGKDVPPLSGLHKPKAKTAFSPHSKSLHSEKARQGASGPSKAPQTSGPDNSTLAPSNLKSHRSQPNAGGTSATRQQQSELFPKGGVPAAMDKVKRPEPKLKSLPASPSQSPLSSNNSNGSVEYPVKVDGPWAQQGRDYYCHRNSGSAAAEYSEPHPKRLKSSAVSLDTEHAGTNGRRGFELPKYHVVRSITSLLPPECVRPPPVLPHKARFLSPGEVESPSVLAVQKPYSASGPLYTCGPVGHAGGSPALEGKRPVSHQHLSNSMLQKRSYENFIGNTHYRPNDKKP, from the exons ATGCCGACCCAGTCCCTCCTCGTGTACATGGACGGGCCGGAAGTCCTCAGCAGCTCTCTAGGCTCCCAGATGGAGGTGGATGATGCTGTGCCCATAAAAGGGCCGGTGGCAGTCCCCTTCCGAGCTGCTCAGGAGAAGAGCATGGCCGTGGCAGAGGGCCACATGCCCCTGGATTGCATGTTCTGCAGCCAGGTCTTCTCTCAGGCGGAGGATCTCAGTCAGCACGTGCTGCTGCAGCACCGGCCCACCCTCTGCGAGCCAGCTGTCCTGCGTGTGGAGGCCGAGTACCTAAGTCCCCTTGATAAAGCTCTGGAGCCAACAGAGCCAGCATTGGAGAAGAGTGGCGAAGACCCCGAGGAGTTGAGCTGTGATGTGTGTGGGCAGACATTCCCAGTGGCTTTTGATGTTGAGAGCCACATGAAGAAGCATAAGGACTCCTTCACGTATGGGTGCAGCATGTGCGGGAGGAGATTCAAGGAGCCGTGGTTCCTGAAGAACCACATGCGGACACACAATGGCAAGTCTGGCACCAGGAGCAAGCTTCAGCAAGGCATGGAGAGTCCAGTCACCATCAATGAAGTGGTCCAGCCGCACGCCCCTGGGAGCATCTCCACGCCCTACAAGATCTGCATGGTCTGCggcttcctcttcccaaataagCAGAGCCTCATTGAGCACAGCAAGGTTCACGCCAAAGAAACTGTCCCCAGTGCCAGCAACGTTGCCCCTGATGACCACCGAGAGGAACCCACGTCCCCGAGGGAAGAGTTGCTGCAGTTTTTGAACTTGAGACCCAGATCAACTGCAGGTAGTACAGTGAAGCCCATGACCTGCATACCTCAGCTTGACCCGTTCACCACCTACCAGGCATGGCAGTTGGCTACCAAAGGAAAAGTGGCCGTTGCCCAGGAAGAGGTGAAAGAGTCAGGCcaagaaggaagcacagacaaTGACGACTCATGCTCAGAGAAAGAGGAACTAGGGGAAATATGGGTTGGGGGTAAGGCGGAAGGGTCTGGAAAGTCCAAAACAAGTAAAAGCAGTTGTCCAGGTCTCTCCCAAGACAAAGAGAAGCCTAGACATGCTAATAGTGAAGTGCCTTCTGGGGATAGTGACCCCAAGTTGTCCAGTAGCAAGGAGAAGCCCACGCACTGTTCTGAGTGCAGCAAAGCCTTCAGGACATACCACCAGCTCGTCCTGCACTCGAGGGTgcacaggaaggacaggaggaCTGATGCCCTGTCACCCACCATGGCTGTGGATGCAAGGCAGCCTGGGACCTGCTCCCCAGACCTCAGCACCACTCTGGAAGACAGTGGGGCCGGGGACCGAGAAGGGGGCTCTGAAGACGGGTCTGAGGATGGACTCCCTGACGGGCTCCATTTGG ATAAAAATGATGATGGAGGAAAAGCGAAGCCCCTCCCGTCCTCGAGAGAGTGTAGTTACTGTGGCAAGTTTTTCCGTTCAAACTATTACCTCAATATTCATCTCAGAACGCATACAG GTGAAAAACCATACAAATGTGAATTCTGTGAGTATGCCGCAGCCCAGAAGACATCTCTGAGGTACCACTTGGAGAGACATCACAAAGACAAGCAGCCGGTGGATGCTGCCGCTGAGTCCAAAAGTGAAGGCCGGAGCCAGGAGCCGCAGGATGCGCTACTAACGGCTGCTGACAGTGCGCAGACCAAAAATTTAAAGAGATTTCTTGATGGTGCCAAAGATGTTAAGGGAAGCCCACCTGCCAAGCAGCTTAAGGAGATGCCTTCTGTCTTCCAGAGTGTTCTCTCACCAGCACACAGCAACGATACTCAGGATTTCCATAAACATGCAGCTGATAGTGCTGAGAAAGCGAGGAAGAGCCCTGCCCCTACTTATCTGGACatgcagagaaagaaagcaggggaGCCTCAGGCCAGCAGCCCTGTCTGCAGACTAGAGGGGGTTGGGTCCTTAGCACGGGAAGCTGGCCATAGGGAGAAGATGGATCAGGATGCTGACTACAGACATAAGCCCGGTGCTGACTGCCAGGACAGGCCTTTGAATCTATCCCTTGGGCCGCTCCACGCCTGTCCTGCAATCTCTTTGAGCAAGTGTCTGATCCCCAGCATTGCCTGCCCCTTTTGTACTTTCAAGACCTTTTATCCGGAAGTCCTTATGATGCACCAGAGACTTGAGCACAGGTACAACCCTGACCCGCACAAGAACGGCAGCAGCAAGTCTGTGCTGAGGAACAGGCGTACCGGGTGCCCTCCGGCTTTGCTGGGAAAAGATGTCCCTCCCTTGTCTGGCCTGCACAAGCCCAAGGCCAAGACTGCCTTCTCACCACACTCGAAGTCCCTGCACTCAGAGAAGGCTCGGCAGGGGGCCTCGGGGCCAAGCAAAGCACCCCAGACTTCAGGACCAGACAACAGCACTTTAGCCCCAAGTAACCTGAAGTCACACAGGTCACAACCCAATGCTGGGGGCACCAGTGCCACCAGGCAGCAGCAGTCAGAGTTGTTTCCCAAAGGTGGCGTCCCTGCTGCTATGGATAAGGTGAAGAGACCTGAGCCAAAACTGAAGTCCCTACCAGCCTCCCCGTCTCAGTCCCCCCTCAGCAGTAATAATAGCAACGGTTCTGTTGAGTATCCCGTGAAGGTTGACGGCCCATGGGCACAGCAAGGGAGAGACTACTACTGCCATCGGAATTCTGGCAGTGCCGCAGCAGAGTACAGTGAGCCACATCCCAAAAGACTCAAGTCCAGTGCGGTGTCCCTGGACACAGAGCATGCAGGGACCAATGGCAGAAGGGGCTTTGAGCTCCCCAAGTACCATGTGGTCAGGAGCATCACCTCCTTGCTACCACCAGAGTGTGTGCGCCCACCGCCTGTGCTGCCCCACAAAGCCCGTTTCCTGAGCCCTGGGGAGGTGGAGTCACCCAGTGTGTTGGCTGTGCAGAAGCCCTACAGTGCCTCTGGACCCCTGTATACCTGTGGACCCGTGGGACACGCAGGAGGCAGCCCAGCCCTTGAAG GAAAGAGGCCTGTGTCACATCAGCACCTATCTAACAGCATGCTGCAGAAGAGAAGCTATGAGAATTTTATTGGAAATACACATTACCGACCAAATGACAAAAAACCTTGA
- the Zfp217 gene encoding zinc finger protein 217 isoform X2, with the protein MPTQSLLVYMDGPEVLSSSLGSQMEVDDAVPIKGPVAVPFRAAQEKSMAVAEGHMPLDCMFCSQVFSQAEDLSQHVLLQHRPTLCEPAVLRVEAEYLSPLDKALEPTEPALEKSGEDPEELSCDVCGQTFPVAFDVESHMKKHKDSFTYGCSMCGRRFKEPWFLKNHMRTHNGKSGTRSKLQQGMESPVTINEVVQPHAPGSISTPYKICMVCGFLFPNKQSLIEHSKVHAKETVPSASNVAPDDHREEPTSPREELLQFLNLRPRSTAGSTVKPMTCIPQLDPFTTYQAWQLATKGKVAVAQEEVKESGQEGSTDNDDSCSEKEELGEIWVGGKAEGSGKSKTSKSSCPGLSQDKEKPRHANSEVPSGDSDPKLSSSKEKPTHCSECSKAFRTYHQLVLHSRVHRKDRRTDALSPTMAVDARQPGTCSPDLSTTLEDSGAGDREGGSEDGSEDGLPDGLHLDKNDDGGKAKPLPSSRECSYCGKFFRSNYYLNIHLRTHTGEKPYKCEFCEYAAAQKTSLRYHLERHHKDKQPVDAAAESKSEGRSQEPQDALLTAADSAQTKNLKRFLDGAKDVKGSPPAKQLKEMPSVFQSVLSPAHSNDTQDFHKHAADSAEKARKSPAPTYLDMQRKKAGEPQASSPVCRLEGVGSLAREAGHREKMDQDADYRHKPGADCQDRPLNLSLGPLHACPAISLSKCLIPSIACPFCTFKTFYPEVLMMHQRLEHRYNPDPHKNGSSKSVLRNRRTGCPPALLGKDVPPLSGLHKPKAKTAFSPHSKSLHSEKARQGASGPSKAPQTSGPDNSTLAPSNLKSHRSQPNAGGTSATRQQQSELFPKGGVPAAMDKVKRPEPKLKSLPASPSQSPLSSNNSNGSVEYPVKVDGPWAQQGRDYYCHRNSGSAAAEYSEPHPKRLKSSAVSLDTEHAGTNGRRGFELPKYHVVRSITSLLPPECVRPPPVLPHKARFLSPGEVESPSVLAVQKPYSASGPLYTCGPVGHAGGSPALEGPWMQVHTSTESYIGSSSESAQ; encoded by the exons ATGCCGACCCAGTCCCTCCTCGTGTACATGGACGGGCCGGAAGTCCTCAGCAGCTCTCTAGGCTCCCAGATGGAGGTGGATGATGCTGTGCCCATAAAAGGGCCGGTGGCAGTCCCCTTCCGAGCTGCTCAGGAGAAGAGCATGGCCGTGGCAGAGGGCCACATGCCCCTGGATTGCATGTTCTGCAGCCAGGTCTTCTCTCAGGCGGAGGATCTCAGTCAGCACGTGCTGCTGCAGCACCGGCCCACCCTCTGCGAGCCAGCTGTCCTGCGTGTGGAGGCCGAGTACCTAAGTCCCCTTGATAAAGCTCTGGAGCCAACAGAGCCAGCATTGGAGAAGAGTGGCGAAGACCCCGAGGAGTTGAGCTGTGATGTGTGTGGGCAGACATTCCCAGTGGCTTTTGATGTTGAGAGCCACATGAAGAAGCATAAGGACTCCTTCACGTATGGGTGCAGCATGTGCGGGAGGAGATTCAAGGAGCCGTGGTTCCTGAAGAACCACATGCGGACACACAATGGCAAGTCTGGCACCAGGAGCAAGCTTCAGCAAGGCATGGAGAGTCCAGTCACCATCAATGAAGTGGTCCAGCCGCACGCCCCTGGGAGCATCTCCACGCCCTACAAGATCTGCATGGTCTGCggcttcctcttcccaaataagCAGAGCCTCATTGAGCACAGCAAGGTTCACGCCAAAGAAACTGTCCCCAGTGCCAGCAACGTTGCCCCTGATGACCACCGAGAGGAACCCACGTCCCCGAGGGAAGAGTTGCTGCAGTTTTTGAACTTGAGACCCAGATCAACTGCAGGTAGTACAGTGAAGCCCATGACCTGCATACCTCAGCTTGACCCGTTCACCACCTACCAGGCATGGCAGTTGGCTACCAAAGGAAAAGTGGCCGTTGCCCAGGAAGAGGTGAAAGAGTCAGGCcaagaaggaagcacagacaaTGACGACTCATGCTCAGAGAAAGAGGAACTAGGGGAAATATGGGTTGGGGGTAAGGCGGAAGGGTCTGGAAAGTCCAAAACAAGTAAAAGCAGTTGTCCAGGTCTCTCCCAAGACAAAGAGAAGCCTAGACATGCTAATAGTGAAGTGCCTTCTGGGGATAGTGACCCCAAGTTGTCCAGTAGCAAGGAGAAGCCCACGCACTGTTCTGAGTGCAGCAAAGCCTTCAGGACATACCACCAGCTCGTCCTGCACTCGAGGGTgcacaggaaggacaggaggaCTGATGCCCTGTCACCCACCATGGCTGTGGATGCAAGGCAGCCTGGGACCTGCTCCCCAGACCTCAGCACCACTCTGGAAGACAGTGGGGCCGGGGACCGAGAAGGGGGCTCTGAAGACGGGTCTGAGGATGGACTCCCTGACGGGCTCCATTTGG ATAAAAATGATGATGGAGGAAAAGCGAAGCCCCTCCCGTCCTCGAGAGAGTGTAGTTACTGTGGCAAGTTTTTCCGTTCAAACTATTACCTCAATATTCATCTCAGAACGCATACAG GTGAAAAACCATACAAATGTGAATTCTGTGAGTATGCCGCAGCCCAGAAGACATCTCTGAGGTACCACTTGGAGAGACATCACAAAGACAAGCAGCCGGTGGATGCTGCCGCTGAGTCCAAAAGTGAAGGCCGGAGCCAGGAGCCGCAGGATGCGCTACTAACGGCTGCTGACAGTGCGCAGACCAAAAATTTAAAGAGATTTCTTGATGGTGCCAAAGATGTTAAGGGAAGCCCACCTGCCAAGCAGCTTAAGGAGATGCCTTCTGTCTTCCAGAGTGTTCTCTCACCAGCACACAGCAACGATACTCAGGATTTCCATAAACATGCAGCTGATAGTGCTGAGAAAGCGAGGAAGAGCCCTGCCCCTACTTATCTGGACatgcagagaaagaaagcaggggaGCCTCAGGCCAGCAGCCCTGTCTGCAGACTAGAGGGGGTTGGGTCCTTAGCACGGGAAGCTGGCCATAGGGAGAAGATGGATCAGGATGCTGACTACAGACATAAGCCCGGTGCTGACTGCCAGGACAGGCCTTTGAATCTATCCCTTGGGCCGCTCCACGCCTGTCCTGCAATCTCTTTGAGCAAGTGTCTGATCCCCAGCATTGCCTGCCCCTTTTGTACTTTCAAGACCTTTTATCCGGAAGTCCTTATGATGCACCAGAGACTTGAGCACAGGTACAACCCTGACCCGCACAAGAACGGCAGCAGCAAGTCTGTGCTGAGGAACAGGCGTACCGGGTGCCCTCCGGCTTTGCTGGGAAAAGATGTCCCTCCCTTGTCTGGCCTGCACAAGCCCAAGGCCAAGACTGCCTTCTCACCACACTCGAAGTCCCTGCACTCAGAGAAGGCTCGGCAGGGGGCCTCGGGGCCAAGCAAAGCACCCCAGACTTCAGGACCAGACAACAGCACTTTAGCCCCAAGTAACCTGAAGTCACACAGGTCACAACCCAATGCTGGGGGCACCAGTGCCACCAGGCAGCAGCAGTCAGAGTTGTTTCCCAAAGGTGGCGTCCCTGCTGCTATGGATAAGGTGAAGAGACCTGAGCCAAAACTGAAGTCCCTACCAGCCTCCCCGTCTCAGTCCCCCCTCAGCAGTAATAATAGCAACGGTTCTGTTGAGTATCCCGTGAAGGTTGACGGCCCATGGGCACAGCAAGGGAGAGACTACTACTGCCATCGGAATTCTGGCAGTGCCGCAGCAGAGTACAGTGAGCCACATCCCAAAAGACTCAAGTCCAGTGCGGTGTCCCTGGACACAGAGCATGCAGGGACCAATGGCAGAAGGGGCTTTGAGCTCCCCAAGTACCATGTGGTCAGGAGCATCACCTCCTTGCTACCACCAGAGTGTGTGCGCCCACCGCCTGTGCTGCCCCACAAAGCCCGTTTCCTGAGCCCTGGGGAGGTGGAGTCACCCAGTGTGTTGGCTGTGCAGAAGCCCTACAGTGCCTCTGGACCCCTGTATACCTGTGGACCCGTGGGACACGCAGGAGGCAGCCCAGCCCTTGAAG GTCCCTGGATGCAAGTACACACTTCCACGGAATCATACATTGGTTCATCTTCTGAGAGCGCACAATAG